One window of the Bradyrhizobium sp. NP1 genome contains the following:
- a CDS encoding polysaccharide deacetylase family protein, with amino-acid sequence MALSDRIPYQAQIDRPKLVLPSGKRLAVWVILNVEEWRIENAMPRTVLSPPMGQPLLPDVPNWSWHEYGMRAGFWRQFKALTDRNIPVTLAANGNVCNAYPRVASAAREAGFEFMGHGFVQGPMHKLADQGDAIRRAVETIARFTGRPPRSWESPGLTETEETLDLLRLNGIEYVADWVIDDLPQDVPTPHGIITTIPYSVETNDIVIHALQHLPSEQFLKRCTDQFDRLYLEGATNARIMAISIHPYITGVPHRIKYLEALLDYVVGHDGVALMTASQIGDWYRTEMKKYAG; translated from the coding sequence GTGGCACTCTCCGATCGTATCCCCTATCAGGCGCAGATTGACCGACCGAAGCTTGTGTTACCCAGCGGCAAGCGGCTCGCGGTCTGGGTCATTCTCAATGTCGAGGAATGGCGGATCGAGAATGCGATGCCGCGAACGGTGTTGAGCCCGCCCATGGGCCAACCGCTATTGCCTGACGTGCCGAACTGGTCATGGCACGAATACGGAATGCGCGCCGGCTTTTGGCGGCAGTTCAAGGCGCTGACCGATCGGAACATTCCGGTGACGTTGGCCGCAAACGGTAACGTCTGTAACGCCTATCCACGCGTCGCCTCCGCCGCACGCGAAGCCGGCTTCGAGTTCATGGGGCACGGCTTCGTGCAGGGTCCGATGCACAAGCTTGCCGATCAAGGCGACGCAATAAGGCGAGCTGTCGAAACAATCGCACGATTTACCGGAAGACCACCGCGATCATGGGAGAGCCCTGGCCTGACGGAAACTGAGGAGACGCTCGATTTGTTGCGTCTCAACGGCATCGAGTATGTCGCGGACTGGGTGATCGACGATCTGCCGCAGGACGTACCGACACCCCACGGGATCATCACGACCATCCCTTACTCGGTCGAAACCAACGACATCGTCATTCACGCGCTGCAGCATCTTCCTTCAGAGCAATTCCTGAAGCGCTGCACGGACCAGTTTGATCGGCTCTATCTGGAAGGCGCCACGAACGCCCGGATCATGGCGATCTCGATCCATCCCTACATTACCGGCGTTCCGCACCGCATCAAGTATCTCGAAGCACTGCTTGACTACGTTGTCGGTCACGACGGCGTAGCGCTGATGACGGCAAGCCAGATCGGCGACTGGTATCGAACCGAAATGAAGAAATACGCGGGCTGA
- a CDS encoding flavin reductase family protein has protein sequence MADAPKNPATLDPASELASGHSPIDPRDFRNALGSYATGVTIITAADSNGKPVGITCNSFASVSLNPPLVLWSLVLYSSSLSTFQNASHFAVNVLGLSQESLADRFAKSSNEKFVGVDWKPGLGDAPLLADCVAHFQCRAANRYYGGDHVIFLGAVEAYSYNRREPLLFARGGYGRFLAGDRSTAGRS, from the coding sequence ATGGCTGACGCGCCCAAGAACCCCGCAACGCTAGATCCTGCCAGCGAATTGGCCAGCGGACACTCGCCGATTGATCCGCGGGATTTTCGCAATGCGCTTGGCTCCTATGCAACAGGTGTCACGATCATCACGGCTGCGGATTCCAACGGAAAGCCTGTTGGCATCACCTGCAATTCGTTTGCATCGGTTTCGTTGAATCCACCGCTCGTACTCTGGAGCCTGGTGCTCTATTCCTCGAGCCTGAGCACGTTCCAGAATGCCAGTCATTTCGCAGTGAATGTTCTTGGCCTGTCACAGGAGTCGTTGGCTGACAGGTTTGCGAAGTCGTCGAACGAAAAATTCGTCGGGGTCGACTGGAAGCCGGGCCTTGGCGACGCGCCGTTGCTTGCCGATTGCGTCGCGCACTTCCAGTGTCGTGCGGCCAATCGCTACTATGGTGGAGACCATGTGATTTTCCTCGGCGCGGTCGAGGCTTATTCCTACAACCGGAGGGAGCCGCTGCTGTTCGCGCGCGGAGGTTACGGGCGGTTTCTGGCTGGTGACCGTTCAACGGCCGGTAGATCATGA
- a CDS encoding acyl-CoA dehydrogenase family protein: protein MVMVARAKALIPRLRERAAKTEELRRLPTETERDLHEAGLFRIVQPKRVGGSELDYVALVDCADMLGLGDASVAWNFANLASHHWMLGMFDKQAQDEVWNRDVNALIASSFIFPAGRARKVEGGYRLSGSWPFSSGVASCEWNMLASVVSSDDEADGIEYRIFLIHKSDYVIADTWNAVGLRGTGSNDVEVRDAFVPTWMTVAVNDLGGGETPGSAVNPSALYTLPVFSLFPYVLSGVGLGNAQACLDDYVDIARHRASTYNRTKLGDMQSTQIKIAEASAKIDAARLIMRLSCIEAMADARRGHIPDMAAKTKLRRDGAFSVNLCTEAVSMLFAASGARGLFMSGVLQRQFRDGHAVNSHLAFNFDAAGTNFGRVALGLPSENLTL, encoded by the coding sequence ATGGTTATGGTGGCCCGTGCCAAAGCGCTGATTCCGCGGTTGCGGGAGCGCGCGGCAAAAACGGAGGAACTGCGGCGGTTGCCGACTGAGACTGAGCGGGACCTGCATGAAGCCGGCCTGTTTCGGATCGTTCAGCCGAAGCGTGTTGGCGGCTCCGAGCTGGACTACGTGGCGCTGGTTGATTGCGCGGACATGCTTGGGCTCGGCGACGCGTCGGTAGCATGGAATTTCGCCAATCTTGCCAGCCATCACTGGATGCTGGGCATGTTCGACAAGCAGGCCCAGGACGAGGTCTGGAACAGGGACGTTAACGCCCTCATTGCGTCTTCATTCATATTTCCCGCAGGCCGAGCTCGAAAGGTTGAGGGCGGCTACCGGCTTTCGGGAAGTTGGCCGTTTTCCTCGGGGGTGGCGTCCTGCGAGTGGAACATGCTGGCCAGTGTGGTCTCTTCCGACGACGAGGCTGACGGCATCGAATACCGGATATTTCTGATTCACAAGAGCGACTACGTCATCGCCGATACGTGGAATGCTGTAGGGCTGCGAGGAACCGGCTCGAACGATGTCGAAGTACGCGATGCCTTCGTCCCGACGTGGATGACAGTCGCTGTAAATGATCTCGGCGGTGGCGAGACGCCCGGTAGTGCCGTCAATCCGAGTGCGCTTTACACTTTGCCGGTTTTTTCCCTGTTTCCTTACGTCCTTTCCGGCGTCGGCCTCGGAAATGCCCAGGCATGCCTCGATGACTACGTCGACATCGCGCGGCACCGCGCGTCGACCTACAATCGAACCAAACTGGGCGATATGCAGAGCACGCAGATCAAAATTGCGGAAGCATCGGCCAAAATCGATGCCGCTCGACTGATCATGCGTTTGTCATGCATCGAAGCGATGGCCGATGCAAGACGAGGACATATTCCGGATATGGCCGCCAAGACGAAATTGCGTCGCGACGGCGCATTTTCGGTCAATCTATGTACTGAGGCAGTGTCGATGCTGTTCGCGGCAAGCGGTGCGCGTGGGTTGTTCATGTCGGGCGTACTGCAGCGCCAGTTTCGCGATGGTCACGCGGTCAACTCGCATCTCGCATTCAATTTCGATGCGGCTGGAACGAATTTTGGAAGGGTAGCGCTCGGCCTTCCCTCAGAAAATCTGACGCTTTGA